In Dehalococcoidales bacterium, the sequence GCCACATGGGGGCAAATTTTTTGATATTCTCGTCAATTCCTTCTTTATTCTGGATTACGCCCATCACCAGCCCGCGGCTGAATTTGGCGTTTTCTTCAGTTAATTTCCTCTCAGTGAGAAGACGGGCCAGCACCTCTTCCGCCCCGTGCCCGGTAGCATCAATCTCATATAGCGCCTGGAGCGCCAAACCTCTGGCTCTTCGCCGTGGCCCGACCATTAACTACCCTCCCCGTATTCCAGTTTGAGTTTAGCAGATAGGCAATACCAGGTCAATCACTTTAGTTTCTCGCCGCAGGACAGCATTACCCGTATCTTTACACAGGAAAAAGCTGGCTGTACGGCGGGTTTACGGCAACTGCCCCGTCTAAACTATGGACATGCCGCCATCAACACTAATGACCTGACCGGTAATGTACCTGGCTTCTTCGGAAGCCAGGAAAGCGACTGACTCCGCCACATCACGCGGTGTGCCCAGGTAGCCAAGCGGGATGCGACTCTGAAGTTCCTGTTTCTGTTTCTCTTCCAGTTGCTGGGTCATGCCTGTATCAATAAAGCCGGGGGCGATAGCATTAGACGTAATGCCGCGGGAGGCCACCTCCTTGGCGATGGTGCGGGTAAAGCCGATAATGCCCGCCTTGGCTGAGGCATAGTTCGCCTGGCCGGTGTTGCCCACCAGTCCGACGATGCTGGAGAGGCTGATGATCCTCCCCCAGCGCTGCTTGATCATCGGTCTCAAGACAGCCTTGGTGCAGAGAAAAACGCTCTTCAGATTGACATTTAATACCCTGTCCCAGTCTTCCTCCGTCATACGTAGCAGAAGCTGGTCACGGGCGATGCCGGCATTGTTTACCAGGATATCAATCCGGCCGTAAGTGTTCATCGCGGTCTCTATCAGCCTGGTTACATCTGCCGACAGGCTAACATCAGCCAGAACAACCAGGCTCTCCCGGTTCAGGCTTTTGATCTCTTCGGCCACGCCGTTAGCATAAGAGGCGTCACCGACGTCATTGATAACAATGGTTGCCCCCGCCTCGGCCAGTCTCAGGGCGATGGCCCGCCCGATGCCCCGCCCGCTGCCCGTAACTATAGCTACCTTATTAGAAAGGTCCATGATTCCTCCAGCAAGTATTATAGAATTAAGATAAAGAGGTCAGGGGGTTGACGCACCCAGACTCATAATAGCGTCAACATCACCGATATTCAGGGTATTAACTTCCTTACTTATTCGTTTAACCAGACCGCTGAGCACCTTGCCCGCCCCAATCTCAATGAAGGTGGTAACGCCATCAGCTATCATATATTCTATAGAGCGTTGCCATTGCACCCCTTGACACAGCTGGTTCAGGAGCTCTTCTTTTATCTGCTCGGCGCTGGTCAGTGGTTGAGCAGTGACGTTAGCGACAATCGGCACATCGGGGTCCCGGAAGTCAAGACCGGCGATGGTCTCCGCCATCTCGTCCACGGCCGGCTGCATCAGTGGCGTATGAAAGGCGCCACTTACCGGTAAAGGGATGACGCGGCTGGCTCCTCTGGCTTTGGCTAAATCGGCAGCCCTGGGCAGGTTCTCTACCGCTCCGCTGATTACCATCTGTCCCGGGCAGTTAAAATTGGCGATATGGGTGCCAGTCTCCTGACACACTTCAGCCAGCGAGGCCTCATCAAGCCCGATGACGGCGACCATACCCCCCGGTCTCTTCAGACCGGCTTGATGCATCAGCCGTCCTCTCTCTCGCGCCAGAAAAATGGCAGTGGTAAAATCAATGACACCGGCCGCGGCCAGTGCCGTGTACTCACCCAGGCTGTGACCGGCAACAAAGGACGGCGGTGTTATACCGCCACCAGCCATGTTGCGGATGGTATTTAAGC encodes:
- the fabG gene encoding 3-oxoacyl-[acyl-carrier-protein] reductase — its product is MDLSNKVAIVTGSGRGIGRAIALRLAEAGATIVINDVGDASYANGVAEEIKSLNRESLVVLADVSLSADVTRLIETAMNTYGRIDILVNNAGIARDQLLLRMTEEDWDRVLNVNLKSVFLCTKAVLRPMIKQRWGRIISLSSIVGLVGNTGQANYASAKAGIIGFTRTIAKEVASRGITSNAIAPGFIDTGMTQQLEEKQKQELQSRIPLGYLGTPRDVAESVAFLASEEARYITGQVISVDGGMSIV
- the fabD gene encoding ACP S-malonyltransferase translates to MLKVAYVFPGQGSQWVGMGRDLYDSFASARVIFQQADEVLGFPISRLCFEGPDDDLRLTINTQPALVTVSLACLNTIRNMAGGGITPPSFVAGHSLGEYTALAAAGVIDFTTAIFLARERGRLMHQAGLKRPGGMVAVIGLDEASLAEVCQETGTHIANFNCPGQMVISGAVENLPRAADLAKARGASRVIPLPVSGAFHTPLMQPAVDEMAETIAGLDFRDPDVPIVANVTAQPLTSAEQIKEELLNQLCQGVQWQRSIEYMIADGVTTFIEIGAGKVLSGLVKRISKEVNTLNIGDVDAIMSLGASTP
- the nusB gene encoding transcription antitermination factor NusB, with protein sequence MVGPRRRARGLALQALYEIDATGHGAEEVLARLLTERKLTEENAKFSRGLVMGVIQNKEGIDENIKKFAPMWPLDQIPTVDRNILRLAIFEILLDNKVSDKIAINEAVELSKAFGSDNSARFVNGVLGSISSLVK